In Pseudobacter ginsenosidimutans, the following are encoded in one genomic region:
- the rpsI gene encoding 30S ribosomal protein S9: MEKQKNAIGRRKEAVTRVFLSKGTGKITVNDKDYKEYFALAYLQNQVELPLKATQTADKYDVKINAAGGGMKGQAEAAKLGIGRALLELNAEFRPALKAAGVLKRDPRSVERKKFGHKKARRSYQFSKR, encoded by the coding sequence ATGGAAAAGCAAAAAAATGCAATTGGTCGTCGTAAAGAAGCTGTGACAAGGGTTTTCCTGAGCAAAGGAACCGGTAAGATCACAGTGAACGACAAGGACTATAAAGAATATTTCGCTCTCGCTTACCTGCAAAACCAGGTGGAGCTTCCTTTAAAAGCCACTCAAACTGCTGATAAGTATGATGTGAAGATCAATGCTGCCGGTGGTGGAATGAAAGGTCAGGCTGAAGCTGCAAAGCTCGGTATCGGCCGTGCGCTGCTGGAACTGAATGCTGAATTCCGTCCTGCCCTCAAGGCTGCCGGTGTTCTGAAACGTGATCCCCGTTCTGTTGAGCGTAAGAAATTCGGTCACAAGAAAGCACGTCGTAGCTACCAGTTCAGCAAACGTTAA
- the rpsB gene encoding 30S ribosomal protein S2, with protein sequence MENNTSLQQQLLDAGVHFGHLRKKWNPKMLPYIFAEKKGIHIIDLNKTTEHLQEAAAALKQIARSGKKIMFVGTKKQAKEIVTECARRVNMPYVTERWLGGMLTNFNTVRKSVKKMQSIDKMLGDGSAESLTKKERLTLGRDRDKMDKVLGGIAQLGRVPTALFIIDIGHEHIALAEAKRLGITTFGMVDTNCDPNKVDFAIPSNDDATKSIAIITQYITAAIAEGLAERQAAKDEDVEEVADDEKEKKAARIQAEAEAEAGRGGAGRRPGGNSGGHGGGQKRRVGGPGGGGANRRPGGGR encoded by the coding sequence ATGGAAAATAACACTTCATTACAACAGCAATTACTTGATGCAGGTGTACACTTCGGTCACTTGCGTAAGAAGTGGAATCCCAAGATGCTGCCTTATATCTTCGCTGAGAAGAAAGGTATTCACATCATCGACCTGAATAAAACCACTGAACATCTGCAGGAAGCTGCAGCTGCTCTGAAGCAGATCGCACGCAGCGGTAAAAAGATCATGTTCGTTGGTACTAAGAAACAAGCGAAAGAGATCGTTACTGAATGCGCACGCAGAGTGAACATGCCTTACGTTACTGAACGCTGGCTGGGTGGTATGCTCACTAACTTCAACACCGTTCGCAAGAGCGTGAAGAAGATGCAGAGCATCGACAAAATGCTGGGAGATGGCAGCGCAGAAAGCCTCACCAAAAAAGAGCGCCTCACTTTAGGCCGTGACCGCGATAAAATGGACAAAGTACTGGGTGGTATCGCTCAGCTGGGCCGTGTACCAACTGCCCTGTTCATCATCGACATCGGTCATGAGCATATCGCGCTGGCTGAAGCAAAACGTCTTGGCATCACTACCTTCGGAATGGTTGACACCAACTGCGATCCAAACAAAGTTGATTTCGCTATCCCTTCCAATGACGACGCTACAAAGTCTATCGCAATCATCACTCAATACATCACTGCTGCTATCGCAGAAGGTCTGGCTGAGCGTCAGGCTGCCAAAGACGAAGACGTTGAAGAAGTAGCAGATGATGAAAAAGAAAAGAAAGCAGCACGTATCCAGGCTGAGGCTGAAGCTGAAGCAGGACGTGGTGGTGCTGGTCGCAGGCCAGGTGGTAACAGCGGCGGTCATGGCGGCGGTCAGAAACGCCGTGTAGGTGGCCCCGGTGGTGGTGGCGCTAACCGCAGACCAGGTGGTGGCAGATAA